One genomic segment of Sorex araneus isolate mSorAra2 chromosome X, mSorAra2.pri, whole genome shotgun sequence includes these proteins:
- the LOC101539418 gene encoding 10 kDa heat shock protein, mitochondrial-like, giving the protein MLDTKHGSEVVSVIAGQAFRKFLPLFDLVLVERSVAETVTKGGLMLPEKSQGKVLQATVVAVGLGSKGKGGEIQPVSVNVGDRVLLAEYGGTKVVLDYKDYFLFRDGDIIGKYVD; this is encoded by the exons ATGTTGGAT acaaaacacggGAGTGAGGTAGTCAGCGTCATAGCAGGACAAGCATTTAGAAAATTTCTTCCACTCTTTGACCTGGTATTAGTTGAGAGGAGTGTGGCTGAAACTGTAACCAAAGGAGGCCTTATGCTTCCTGAGAAATCTCAAGGAAAGGTGTTGCAAGCCACGGTGGTTGCTGTTGGATTGGGCTCAAAAGGGAAGGGTGGAGAGATTCAACCAGTTAGTGTAAACGTTGGAGATAGAGTACTTCTAGCAGAATACGGAGGCACCAAAGTTGTTCTAGATTATAAAGATTATTTCTTGTTTAGAGATGGTGACATTATTGGAAAGTATGTAGATTGA